The DNA region GATATGGTCATGGAAGAAATCGGAGATCTTTTTAAATCATAATTCCTGTACCAATCTTGTCGATTCTTACCATCAGTTTTCGTGCTCCACAGTGACGATTACATTCCCCTTCTTATGCCCGAGATCCACATAGCGGTGAGCCTCGACAATCTCATCCATCCTGTAGCACCTGTCAATGACGGTTTTTAATTTCCCCTCAGCCATCAGCTCTCTGAGTAGGATCATATTTTCAGGTTCTCTATGACCTTTGACTGAAGTTGTCAGAACATTGATATAGCGACCCTTTTTCGTAAGTGACTTCCTGGCTTGGCGGGGAGGGAATTTCCCGACAGCATCAAAAATGACATCATATTGTTCGTTTCTCCCGGTAAAATCCTCTTGCGTGTAATCGATCTGAACCTCCGCACCCAGAGATTTCACCAGCTCAAGATTAGAACCGCTGCATACCGCCGTGACACGGGCTCCGAAATATCTGGCAAGCTGAACACCATAGGTCCCGACACTCCCCGAGGCTCCATAGATCAGAACGTTCTGCCCTCTCCGGATATCTGCTTTTCGCAGCATCAACAGGGCGATAATCCCCCCGTTAGTAACAGCTGCAGCCTCCTCCCAGGAAACCTGCTCAGGCTTCAGTGCCAGCATTCCTGTTTCAGGAAGGCATATATACTGGGCATTGGCCCCGAATTTGAATCCGGTACTCCCGAAGACCTGATCTGCTCTTTTAAACTTTGTCACATTCCGTCCCATATCCTCAATTTCCCCAGCCAGATCCATTCCCAGTATGGGCTGTCTTGGCCTCAAAATTCCCAGAAAAATACGGGAAGGGATTAT from Oceanispirochaeta sp. includes:
- a CDS encoding NAD(P)-dependent alcohol dehydrogenase, producing MKAVICTKYGPPEVLQIREVLKPTPRDNEVLIKIRATTVHVGDARIRRFDVPFAAIIPSRIFLGILRPRQPILGMDLAGEIEDMGRNVTKFKRADQVFGSTGFKFGANAQYICLPETGMLALKPEQVSWEEAAAVTNGGIIALLMLRKADIRRGQNVLIYGASGSVGTYGVQLARYFGARVTAVCSGSNLELVKSLGAEVQIDYTQEDFTGRNEQYDVIFDAVGKFPPRQARKSLTKKGRYINVLTTSVKGHREPENMILLRELMAEGKLKTVIDRCYRMDEIVEAHRYVDLGHKKGNVIVTVEHEN